One window from the genome of Vicugna pacos chromosome 23, VicPac4, whole genome shotgun sequence encodes:
- the RGS2 gene encoding regulator of G-protein signaling 2 encodes MQSAMFLAVQHDCGSMDKSAGTSPKGEEKREKMKRTLLKDWKTRLSYFLQNSSSPGKPKTGKKSKQQTFIKPSPEEAQLWSEAFDELLASKYGLAAFRAFLKSEFCEENIEFWLACEDFKKTKSPQKLSSKARKIYTDFIEKEAPKEINIDFQTKTLIAQNIQEATSGCFTTAQKRVYSLMENNSYPRFLESEFYQDLCKQPQPTTEPHAT; translated from the exons ATGCAAAGTGCTATGTTCCTGGCTGTCCAGCACGACTGCGGATCCATGGACAAGAGCGCAGGCACCAGCCCCAAGGGCGAGGAAAAGCGGGAAAAGATGAAGCGGACCCT attaaaagatTGGAAGACCCGTTTGAGCTACTTCTTGCAAAATTCCTCCTCTCCTGGGAAGCCCAAAACTGGCAAGAAAAGCAAACAGCAAACCTTTATCAA GCCTTCTCCTGAGGAAGCACAGCTGTGGTCAGAAGCATTTGATGAGCTGCTAGCCAGTAAAT ATGGTCTTGCTGCATTCAgagcttttttaaaatctgagttcTGTGAAGAAAATATTGAATTCTGGCTGGCGtgtgaagatttcaaaaaaaccAAGTCACCCCAAAAGCTGTCCTCGAAAGCACGGAAAATATATACTGACTTCATAGAAAAAGAAGCTCCGAAAGAG atAAACATAGACTTTCAAACCAAAACTCTGATCGCCCAAAACATACAAGAGGCTACAAGTGGCTGCTTTACAACTGCCCAGAAAAGGGTATACAGCTTGATGGAGAACAACTCTTACCCCCGTTTCTTGGAGTCGGAATTCTACCAGGACTTGTGTAAACAGCCGCAGCCCACCACAGAGCCCCATGCTACATGA